GTAGATCGCCGGGTAGTCCTCCGGCCGGACCGCCCGCAACGTCACCCGCTCGCCCGTGATCACGCGCCCGCCAGCTCATCGATGCGCCGCGCCAGCGCGACGTCGTACTCCGTGACGCCGCCCGCGGTGTGCGTCCAGCAGGCGAACGTCACGTCCCGGTACCGCACGTCCATGTCCGGGTGGTGGTCCAGCTCCTCCGCCACCGCGGCCACGGTGTTGACGAGCGCGATCGCCTCCGGGAACGACGCGGCGGTGACCGTG
This sequence is a window from Mycobacteriales bacterium. Protein-coding genes within it:
- a CDS encoding 4a-hydroxytetrahydrobiopterin dehydratase — protein: MTRDPLTDAEVAAAGLDGWAHEDGRLRRTVTAASFPEAIALVNTVAAVAEELDHHPDMDVRYRDVTFACWTHTAGGVTEYDVALARRIDELAGA